The Belonocnema kinseyi isolate 2016_QV_RU_SX_M_011 chromosome 1, B_treatae_v1, whole genome shotgun sequence genomic interval ttttctaacaaaataaattaatcttcaactgaaaacaaaaaaaaaacttaaaagtttcaacaaaaagaaaggaatttttaataattaatattaattttctttaaaaaagacgaatttccaagaacaaatattaattttcaactaaaaagtaacatttttaacaaaaaatggaagttaaattttcagatgaaaaatgtattttctattccaattttgattgaaaatttatcttgtttagttgaaaattcaagtattttgctataatttcgtattttttgtagaaacttaattttattggttgcaaattcaattttttgtttgaatattcaaccgcTTAGTTGGAAGCGgcactactttcttaaaaatttatttttttcattgatgatTTTGGTTcctttttttccattgaaaattaaacttgtttgttaaaaatatatatcgttaaaataattttttagttgagaattaatttttttaaatgaaaattcaactatttcacttttttttgtttaaaattgatattttttaggtgaaaaatcgtcgtttttggtagaaattaaattttttggtttcgaaaatcaatcttttttgttgaaaaatcgtccttttaatATGAAATGTTATTACTATTGGCtacaaaatcttatttggttaaaaatgtatctttttttggttgcattctattgtttttggtttaagagaaaaatcttttttcatagaaagacattttttgttgagaattaatatttttcaccattttagtaccatttttttaccattttagttgaaaattcatcttcatatttatctttattagtcaaaattttgtctttgtcgttagaaattaatcttcttagaaaaaaattcattttttaatttgaaaattttactattttcttgtatattccatcattttagtttaaaactaatgttttaaatttaaaatcccacTATTCTAGAAAGGttgtgttgaaatatcaaatattaaatttttctttgagaattcatatttttggtagaaaatttaactacttatttgaaattggaactaatttgttaatgattttttttattgatgaatctttgttttagattaaagaagtttttttaagttaaaaatttgaatactaaaaaaaacgtgttggttaaaaattatttcttttttttaaatgaaaatataactattccattttttgttaaaattctaactttttagtttaaagtgaatagttttgttgggaaattcgtttttttttggcaaaaaattaatattatgcattaaaaattcctttttttttctaaaattttaaaagtttttttttgtacacttttttcaactgaaaattaatttcttatattatGTGActctgggtaaaaaattaatctctttggttaaaattttttttttttcatttgaagattaatttattaaagatttgtattttttaaggtaaaatgtaattattttgttagacaaatatatatttttaatttggaaataaacttttttgtaaaaattcttattttctggatgaaaattcatctgtttcatagaaattccgtgaaatatttcgaaatattaggggataatttagaatatatttaaaaatatatattatacatacatatatatatatatataatatatttttaaatatattataaaggaTCTCGTAATATTTCGcagtattttacggaatttctatgaaacagatgtattttcaacttgaaaataataatttttacgaaaaagttgatttccaaattaaaaatatgaatttttctaacaaaataattaaattttttatcctaaaaaatacgagttttaaacaaaataaattaattttcaactgaaatcaatgaattttaaaccataaagattaattttgtacttttgaagtttcaaaaataaaaataataaaaaagaatttgtaattacTAAgagtaattttcttgaaaaaggacgaatttccaagaataaatattaatttttaacgaaaaatttacaattttaataaaaaatggaagttaaattttcagataataacttaatttttaaccaataaaattttttttcctgaaggcgaattttaactaaaaaacgttctttaatttaaaatgaagattcatcaataaaaaaataaattttcaaaaaactttcaaagtttctaaagaaaaaggaatttccaaTCCATAAGAACAATATtctgcaaaaagacgaatttccaacaacaaatattaattttcaactaaaaagtttcaattttaataaaaaatggaagttacattttcacataATATCGTAATTTTGGACcaacaaatttttgttcagtagacaaatttttaacaaaattaaactattttgttaaaaagatgtaattttgggttaaaaattctactttttaatacaaaattgatggttttttaaaattaaaaatccatctgttttattacaaatttaatatttctttgaaaaaatgcaactatttggaggataattcaattttttttaagccatcctttctggttgaaaaaattcgtatttctggaatgaaaattcatttttttcgatcttCAAAACTCACCATTTTCtacatgttttttaaaagataagaatgcattctaatttcaaattcggtaacattataaactaatcgggaattttattattgataactatattataattttttattctcgaatttttttgtagaaacgtatattatttattaagccgtattataaattattaaattttgaggttatgtctacccctagaaaatcattaaattaacaaatttatttttaaaaaaaggttaaaatagtACGTGGCAATGAAAAATAagagcttcaaaaataaaattcttactttCTTCTCTGATGGAGAAATCGCAAGGGACTTTCGTAACTTGcagttttcattttcttcaatcttttgaccgaattttttttcactattcCAGACCTTCCGGGCACGACTTTTCTGGGCGATTTTTTTTGCGGGGTTTTCTTTGCAGTAGATTTCCTCCTCAGATttcttttcattatattttaaattttccaaatttcaacaatctcCGTAACTCCAAAAGTCAACATTAAGTTTTGCTAAAATTtcgtatatttaaagatttcaactattattttttccaaatttcacgaAAGAGTTTCGGAAAAGAACcgaaattttacaacttaaatgaGATACGTCGAAAACAGGAAGTcactttaaaaacacaataatttcaCAGAATTAAATATTGCAAACAGTTTAGAATAaccatgttattaaaaattaaagtaaaatcgAGAAATCCCCAAAATTCGGATACATCTTTAATGAATTTGGGATGAATCCTGAAAATCCAAATAACGAAAATGCGAGTctcaaattttgaggttatgtttaggTTTTAATTTCGATCTTTAATGTGTATCAAGCTGATTTTGTTCgcgaacatatttttttattaatttgtaccTTTTCTGATTTCTGAAGCGAATcgttttcacaaattttattttcgcaaattgttccttttttggGAAAGAAATTAAAGGCGCAATAAATTGGGGGACAAACTTTCACAACATTTCACAGTGAGCTTACCAGCCCTGCCGCTAGGTAGCGCTAACTGTTCCAGCCAAAGTTGcgtgaaaattcgaatttgttgAATGAAAATTAGCTGTTTTTACAGAAAtccataataaaaattgttagttAATTCTTAAAAGAGAGTAGAAGTGTAAGTCATTCagtttcaaaagtaaaaatttattttttttaaatactggttTGCTTTTTTCGCGTTATtctgcatttcaaagatttaatttgtcaattaataaagataaagtttgaattaaaaatcaaatggtttgattttcaaccaaagaaatgaatttttaactgtcaagtataaattatcagttgaaaaatttaatttttaacaaaaagaatgatactctaccaaaaatacgaattttcaactgaaaaaattcaacttttaatcaaaatgaaagAGCTCACAACcaaacacatacattttgaacaaataaaaattattttttaacaaaaggaagaattttcaacaaaaaaaataatctcaaggaaaaaagaagcgaattttcaacaaaatcgttaggtacatttttaatcagaaattgtataattacattttcagtacaaaaaattacttacaacaaagaagtattgatttaacCTAATGTTGTAACTTTCAACgacatttataaatttctaataaaaaatattctaaaaaatttaaatactttaatattcaagtaaaaaaattaattcataaaaaaaacgaattgtcaacaaattggataaattttaatcatattcaAATAAGGCGAATAATATTTTACCTgcaaagacgatttaaaaaaaatacatgatacaagataaaaaaaataaatacatttccgaccaattaaacgaattttcaaacaaaaataattattttctaccaaaaaagacggattttcaaaataaaaattaattaattttcaacaaaatagttaaattctcatgcCAAAATagtacagttacatttttcgttaaaaaataattttaaatcggaagtaatacttttttcaaaaacatagttcaattttcaacaaaagaaatgaatttaaaaaaataaatgattagttaaatattcaattaaataattaattttcaatttaaaaatacgaatttttaaaaaaatcgatatatttttaataaaaaatgtaatattttaattttcagataaaaaaaaattttgacaaaaaagttaaatttttaaccaaaaaggtgaattctcaagcaaaaagaataattttctaccaaaaaaaaagaattttcaattgaagaaaaaaatacgttttccaaccgaaaatttaataatttactgaagttttcggttaaaaaattaattttcaaaaaaaaaaaaacaacaatttttcaacaaaataattaaattttcaacaaaacagagtatcaaacaaagatttttatttcgaaccaaacaaaggaatcttaaaacaaataatttcctacaaaaaataagaattttcaaataaaaaaaaataattttgaggcaAAAATGcgagttttcaagaaagtagttacattttcaacaaaaaaaggtgcacttatattttgagttaaaaaaattaattttcaacaagaaaaaaaactaatttggaacaaaatggataaattataaaccaaaaatgccaatattttaatttttaattacgagAATATTaccataaaaaagtttttcaacaaaataattaaattttaaacgaaaacttaagttgtaatttaaaaaattacaatggaaaagttttcaatcacagaactgaaattttatcaaaaatagatgaattttcaatcaagaagaatcttttcttaccaaaaaggatgtattttcaaccattttgttgaatttttaaccaaatcaattttaaactttcatcaaAACCGGttgaaatcaaccaaaaaattgtttatttcgcGGAACTTTGACCAGAACAGTTAGCGCCACCTAGCTAGTGTGACGCATGCGTCACACCAGCCACTTCATTGGATATTAAACGCaagcttttttgaaattatttataaagcaTAATCATAAAAGTAACAAAATGTAGTTGTTTGATcacaaaatatacttttaaagtaaaagataaaataattatttgattttactttaaaaatataataatgatcaATTTCTCAGTTCAAGGGAAAGAATACCTTTTTATATCATAAATATCTATTCCAAATCATTCTTAATATTGCCAGGTATGGCAGCACTGTTTTGTTTACAAATGTCGTCCTTGTGTTTGTTAAATCAATATATCAATGTAATTTGCCTAACAAAGGATTTATCTGACGactaaaagtatttaattatttgataaataaatttcttggGATGTAATTTTCCCGCTTTTAaaggtatttaattttaattgtactttttaaaataattattaattgcgTGGGATTTCGTATTTACCCCCATGAGTAAAAGGATaactaaataagaaaatattgcaCAATCTCGGTTTCTTTGaaagaaataagtaaaatatatatttttaaaattttaaaaaaatgttcaagtttcctgattgaaaaatgaatgataacgtaaacaatgtaaaaaagttttaaaaagtcccggttttatacattaattaaaattaggcaaataagtatatataaaaacaattttaaataaataaaaatatatttcggaaaaaatgtaatataattcaaaaactaaaactttgaaaaatctacTGTTCAAGCAAAANNNNNNNNNNNNNNNNNNNNNNNNNNNNNNNNNNNNNNNNNNNNNNNNNNNNNNNNNNNNNNNNNNNNNNNNNNNNNNNNNNNNNNNNNNNNNNNNNNNNtgtataaaaatatttgttagaaacctttaataatttacaaaataaaaatttgaataaacttgCGGTTTTCCCTACTTAACCTCACCTAATTTCCATTACTTCCCTCCTCCTTGTAGTCCTTGTTTACTCTGCTTCACCACCTTTCATTTTCCCTCATTTCTCCTAACGATCCCTTCTTCTCTCCCTTTATTTTATCTTCACCATGCCTACTTCCCCTCTCTCAATTCCTCTCACTTTTCCAAACCTTTATTTCCCATTACTGTCCCTAATACTTCCCGTCTCTAAACTCGTCTTCCCCTTTCCTCATTCTTCTTTCGCCCCAGCTTCCCCTAGCTTAATGTACACCTATTTATATCCCATAATTTCCACTACTTCTCTACTTGTTTCCCCTTGTTTACCCTACCTCAGTTTCCCTAATTTTCTTATTTCGCCTACTTCCCCGTCTCTTATTTCACCTCATTTTCCCTACTTTGGCACCTCTAATTTTTTCCTCGCGTGCTTCTCTACTCCTCCTTAAATTCACCCACTTTCCATCGTATTTTATCTTACTCCCCCTACATCTCCTCCTCTCATTTCTCCTTACGTCCTTTATTTCACCGTCCTTAATTCATCTCACTTCTCCTTCTTCCCTTTTCACGTTCCCCATATTTACCCTTTTTACCCCTTTTTTCAATTCCCATCAGTTCCTCTCCTTTACTCTCACTTCCACCTTTCATACTCTACTTCCTTAATTTTACCTAACTTCCCCTACTTCCTTCCatttatttcccctcactttctttACAAAACCTCCCTTTATTTCCCCTCAATtctcctttttttcctttttcgtttttcattttttcccctaTTTCCAACTTTTGTTTCCtatcacttctcctacttccccttaactcatttctcctcacttttCCTACTTTCCTTCTCTTCATACATGCACACTTCTACCCTCATTTACACTTATATCTCCTAatgcacttttatttatttaacctcCCTCGCCCACACTTCCCCTGTTCCCCACTCCACTTTCTTCATTTTCCctaacttcccctactttcctgcatttattttcccttacttcctctacaacacctttcttctttttccatcACTTCTCCGTCTTACCATTGTTCATTTTCCCTAATTTCCGCTACTTCCAACTTTTATTTCCTATCGCTTCCCCTACTTCAACTTAACAAATTTTTCCTTGCTTTCTCTACTTTTCCTATCTTCCTCCATTCACACTTCCCCTACCATCAttttccctcatttcccctaatgCGCTCCATTCATTTTTCCTCCTTTACCTTAGTTTTCCCTTTCTCTACTCCACTTACTTCCTTTCCCctaacttcccctacttccctgcATTTATTTCCCCTCTTTTCCTCTCCATCACCTCCCTTCATTTCCCCTTACATCCCCTACATCACCTCCAATTATTTCCCCTCGCTCATCTTATTTTCCCTCTTTAATTTCCCCTAATTTTCCGCACTTCTAACTTTTATTTCCTATCACTTCCCCTTAATCCATTCCTCTTcacattttctaatttcactCTCTTCCTCCCTCCACACTTCGCCTACCGTCGTTTATTATCATTTCCCCTAATATCTCTCCATTCATTTACTTTCACTTCCgctcatttttcttcatttcccCTCTTCTTAGTATCCTACTTCTTGTACATTTTCCTTCCTCTCATTTCCCCTCTCTTTATAAATTCCCCTCactttcaatttttggaaaaaattacgaCGGACGGACACTCAAACAAGGCCATCTAACTTCCCCTATTTCCCCTACATTTCCCCCATATTTCCCTTACATCTAACCCCTCATTTCCCTTTTATATTTCCCCTCCCTAATTTCCACTTCTCCTTCCCTAAATTTTCTATAGCTTGCCGTACTTACCCCTGAAAAATTCCTCATACATCCCCTCTCTTCCATCCCCCTCAGTTCCCCTACCGTCATTTGTCCTCACTTCCCATAATGTCCCTCTTTACATTTATTCTTACTTTCCTAATTCCCCTCCCCCCTTCATTCCCTCTCACTTCTCTTACTTCTCTATTTCCACTAATTTCCCATCTTCTTAATTCTCTACTGCTTCTTCTGCATTTTCCCTAATTTTCTCTCCTCTAATTTTACCTCCCTTTTCTCACTTACCCTCACTTCCATCTCCCTCACTGTCCCTACCGTCATTTCTCCTTACTACCGCCTATTCCCCGCCCTACGTTTCTCCTCACTTCCCGAATACGTCTTTCTGCATTTTCACATactttttatcattattgttCATTTTCCTCAATTTCCCCACCCCTCCTTTcacctcacttctcctactttccctccctttatttctcctcacttcccctacttcccatatccgcatttcccctcactttcttgTTTTTTCTTCCATCATTGATAGAATTACtccttaaaattatacaaataataagaatttatgcgagaaaaccttttttttaaaccttgtaaGTATAAAATAACTAAGGAAATAAATAAACATGTTGAAAAATCTCTTGGTTTTATGCAAACTTAAAAATTGGGTatgcaaataaatatactttaaaataacatttaaaagaactgaaaattcaaaaatttgataaatcttCCGATTTTATGCATTcgttaaaatttcccaaaaatgttttgaaagcaaacattaaaaataaattcccagttgaaaaatgaaaaaataagtatttgaaaaataattttcagaaaataatagaatatagaaaaaaatggcaGAAGATTTATTAGCAAAGGAAAAGGAGTTCCACAGATTAAATAAAGAATTGGAAGAAAAAACTCGACAAATAATGAAGGAGGTTGATTCGGTGATGATGGGGTCTACTAATAATTTCTATTTGTCTCCTTCAAATCAACATTATTCATCaacaatgtttgaaaatataaatcctAAAATTTTGGACGCTCCAACTCTAATGGAAAGACAATCAGAGCAAAGtgctttgaaaaaatatagttcttcttcgaatttttttgaaaaaccacaTTTTCCGAAAGAGTGAGTTAAATTTATTACTCTAGAAATTACAGTAAACTTCCTCCTATTTTAAATATCGCCTATTTCAAAGGTCACCTATCTGAGGTTCACTATATACGCTTCTTTCAAATCAGGCAGTTCCGTCACCTCCCACCACGGTCCCTGTACGGACTGTACGGTCACGCCCACGCCCACGCCCACGCCCACGCCAGTggctagttaattaaaaaaagcggCTTGAAGAGTGGGAAGCACACGTTAGTGTTTAAATTGAGTATTTTTCGCATCgtcaaacttatatttttaaacttttagaataatttctCCAAAAGGTTGTCTGCACACTTATCTCAAGCACGGTGCAAACCTTCCAGACACTTCTACCTATCCTAGCATGACCGCGACGTCATGCTAAAAAACTCACTATTCTGCggaatattttaatggtttttgattctattatattgatttttagttgacaaaatgtCATACGTCAACAAAAACACTTTCAAGACACTGGAAAAACACTGACATGCATTCAGTGATGCTAACAGACCGCGACTTTGTTAATTGTGCAAATCAAGGCCGtttgaaccgtttccaattaaaATGCATAATATGGCGCAATCTAGGCGTGAGAGTGCCCGCGTACTGCGCCTTTCCACTACATGCAACGGTCGTCACGTGGACCAACAGTTCTAGGAATTAATACACCGCGATTTATCACACTCACAGTCGGACGTATTTATCAGTATTGTTATTGTaagtatttattgatttcgaaTATGCCGGAAAAGTTGCGCCGGAGCAGCCAATGAACGACGCTTGACAAAAATAATCTGAAGGTCGTAGTAGAGGTGAGGGCTCCTCCAGCCTTAAAATTATGGAACTTGCATGTTTTAAGGCCGCAGAAATAGGAGGAAGTATcctattttccaatttaaaataaaatgtttgtatttataGGAATGCAGAAGTAAGTAATCAGAATgcttttcaaagtgaaaaaaattcaaaaaccgaAACAATGATTCAATTACTGAAATCGAAGATAAAATCTCAGGAAAATGAAATACAAGCCATTCAAACCGAGTATAAAAAAAAGGTAATGCCATGTATCGGTGCAACAAAATACTGTTCACACCTACACTGATTTATTTCATGTCTTGTGGTTTTGTGgttttgtagaatatatataaagacaatatacattttataaatgGCACTTGAAATCACGCTGAATTTAAATTACTGAGCCTTGATTACattggttttatttaaatttttaagattattattgggaaatattgaataataaaatgttttgtcTGCAGTGTAATTATTGTAAGGAACTGGAAGCTGAGAGTAAAAAACAAGCAGAGACaagagaaaaattacaaaatcaaaTAAGCGCTTTCAAAGATACAGTTTCAAAACTTGAAACTGGaaatgggaattttcaaattaaaatccagGAGCAGAGTGTCGAATCCGCTGCtttaaaaaaggtacttttttaaatatttatttttcttttgaagatcGAAGAGCACTAAAATTAAGTGCAATTactaaagaaaagttttttaaaatctttgaatagtATGCTATTTGAATTTTTCGCGGAAAAAATAAGCAGTCTTTATTGGGTGAAAATGAGTGCTGAGCCAATGAGAATTACAAGGAAGTGACTCAGGATTACCTGGAATTAGAATTGGTTTGAATAGGGTTTTcggtacttaaaaaaaattcgagaaaggaagtattcaaacaattttgtaaatttactagaattttaGCATTGtatgcaatatttcaaaaatatattatctaaaattcatGAAACTACCTCATGAGAGAATAAATTAAAGTAACTCGATACCTCTCTGGCTTtgtatatgatttaaaattatttgtaacacacttgaattgcttaaaattcacttaaattcacattgaattccattgaattcttttgaatcctttcaattcgatgcattatttttcattcttttgaaatgcttggaatatattcaaggatttcaaggaatttagataatttcaaggatttcagagtatctggggaatttaaaaattaaaagtatttcaggaattcaaaatat includes:
- the LOC117177230 gene encoding uncharacterized protein LOC117177230, which translates into the protein MAEDLLAKEKEFHRLNKELEEKTRQIMKEVDSVMMGSTNNFYLSPSNQHYSSTMFENINPKILDAPTLMERQSEQSALKKYSSSSNFFEKPHFPKENAEVSNQNAFQSEKNSKTETMIQLLKSKIKSQENEIQAIQTEYKKKVMPCIGATKYCSHLH